A genomic window from Emys orbicularis isolate rEmyOrb1 chromosome 8, rEmyOrb1.hap1, whole genome shotgun sequence includes:
- the MED8 gene encoding mediator of RNA polymerase II transcription subunit 8 isoform X2, translated as MQREEKQLELSLEALISQVADLKNSLVSFIYKLENEYDRLTWPSVLDSFALLSGQLNTLNKVLKHEKTPLMRNQVIIPLVLSPDRDEEIMRQTEGRVPVFSHEVVPDHLRTKPDPEVEEQEKQLITDATRISSDVAQKQIQSLNKMCSNLLEKISKEERESESGGLRQNKQTFNPADTNALVAAVAFGKGLSNRRPPGSGGPVQASQPGAGAIIAGASGIQQVQMSGASSQQQPMLGGVQMSQAGQSGHVF; from the exons ATGCAG agggaggagaagcagctcGAATTGTCCCTGGAGGCGCTTATTAGCCAGGTGGCTGACCTGAAGAATTCCTTGGTCAGCTTCATCTATAAGCTAGAGAATGAGTATGACCGGCTCACCTG GCCCTCAGTACTAGACAGTTTTGCACTGCTCTCAGGCCAGTTGAACACGCTGAACAAAGTGCTGAAGCATGAGAAGACGCCCCTAATGCGCAACCAGGTCATCATCCCCCTGGTGCTATCTCCAGACCGTGATGAGGAGATCATG CGACAGACAGAAGGGCGTGTGCCAGTCTTCAGCCATGAGGTGGTGCCGGACCACCTCCGTACCAAGCCCGACCCTGAGGTGGAGGAGCAGGAGAAGCAGCTGATCACAGATGCAACTCGAATCAGCTCTGATGTGGCACAG AAACAGATCCAGAGCCTGAACAAAATGTGCTCAAATCTGCTGGAGAAAATCAGCAAGGAGGAGCGAGAGTCTGAGAGTGGAG GTTTACGGCAAAACAAGCAGACTTTCAACCCTGCTGATACCAATGCACTGGTGGCAGCCGTGGCATTTGGAAAAGGGCTGTCGAACCGGAGGCCTCCAGGCTCAGGGGGACCTGTCCAAGCAAGTCAGCCAGGTGCCGGTGCCATCATAGCAGGGGCTTCAGGCATCCAGCAGGTCCAGATGTCAGGTGCTTCTAGCCAACAGCAGCCAATGCTTGGAGGAGTGCAGATGTCACAGGCAGGCCAGTCAG gtcatgttttctaa
- the MED8 gene encoding mediator of RNA polymerase II transcription subunit 8 isoform X1 translates to MQREEKQLELSLEALISQVADLKNSLVSFIYKLENEYDRLTWPSVLDSFALLSGQLNTLNKVLKHEKTPLMRNQVIIPLVLSPDRDEEIMRQTEGRVPVFSHEVVPDHLRTKPDPEVEEQEKQLITDATRISSDVAQKQIQSLNKMCSNLLEKISKEERESESGGLRQNKQTFNPADTNALVAAVAFGKGLSNRRPPGSGGPVQASQPGAGAIIAGASGIQQVQMSGASSQQQPMLGGVQMSQAGQSGKIPSGIKTNIKSASMHPYQR, encoded by the exons ATGCAG agggaggagaagcagctcGAATTGTCCCTGGAGGCGCTTATTAGCCAGGTGGCTGACCTGAAGAATTCCTTGGTCAGCTTCATCTATAAGCTAGAGAATGAGTATGACCGGCTCACCTG GCCCTCAGTACTAGACAGTTTTGCACTGCTCTCAGGCCAGTTGAACACGCTGAACAAAGTGCTGAAGCATGAGAAGACGCCCCTAATGCGCAACCAGGTCATCATCCCCCTGGTGCTATCTCCAGACCGTGATGAGGAGATCATG CGACAGACAGAAGGGCGTGTGCCAGTCTTCAGCCATGAGGTGGTGCCGGACCACCTCCGTACCAAGCCCGACCCTGAGGTGGAGGAGCAGGAGAAGCAGCTGATCACAGATGCAACTCGAATCAGCTCTGATGTGGCACAG AAACAGATCCAGAGCCTGAACAAAATGTGCTCAAATCTGCTGGAGAAAATCAGCAAGGAGGAGCGAGAGTCTGAGAGTGGAG GTTTACGGCAAAACAAGCAGACTTTCAACCCTGCTGATACCAATGCACTGGTGGCAGCCGTGGCATTTGGAAAAGGGCTGTCGAACCGGAGGCCTCCAGGCTCAGGGGGACCTGTCCAAGCAAGTCAGCCAGGTGCCGGTGCCATCATAGCAGGGGCTTCAGGCATCCAGCAGGTCCAGATGTCAGGTGCTTCTAGCCAACAGCAGCCAATGCTTGGAGGAGTGCAGATGTCACAGGCAGGCCAGTCAG GTAAGATACCCAGTGGCATAAAAACCAACATCAAATCTGCCTCAATGCATCCATACCAGAGATGA